Proteins encoded within one genomic window of Formosa agariphila KMM 3901:
- a CDS encoding pseudouridine synthase gives MHQHFKIYKPYGYLSQFINNGQKQHRKKLLGELGEFPEGTMSIGRLDEKSEGLLLLTTDGKMSDFVNSSKVDKEYYAQVDGDITEAAIKALQNGVEIGLNGTKYTTKPCPAFKLDEVPNLPERWKKLRDERHGPTSWVSIILNEGKFRQVRKMTSAVGFPTLRLVRVRVGTIYLDDLQPGDSMQLLDIKKELNLDA, from the coding sequence ATGCATCAACACTTTAAAATATATAAACCTTATGGCTATTTAAGTCAGTTTATAAACAACGGACAAAAACAGCATCGTAAAAAGTTGCTTGGTGAGTTGGGAGAATTCCCTGAAGGCACTATGTCTATTGGGCGTTTAGATGAAAAATCTGAAGGGCTTTTATTACTCACTACCGATGGTAAAATGAGTGATTTTGTAAACAGCTCGAAAGTAGATAAAGAGTACTATGCCCAAGTAGATGGCGACATAACCGAAGCGGCTATTAAAGCTTTACAAAATGGTGTTGAAATAGGATTAAACGGCACCAAATACACTACCAAACCTTGCCCTGCTTTTAAGTTAGATGAGGTTCCTAATTTACCCGAACGCTGGAAAAAATTAAGAGACGAAAGACACGGGCCGACCTCTTGGGTTTCGATTATATTAAACGAAGGCAAATTTAGACAAGTCCGTAAAATGACTTCGGCAGTAGGATTTCCAACACTCCGTTTAGTCCGAGTTCGCGTTGGGACTATTTATCTTGACGACTTACAACCGGGAGATTCCATGCAATTATTAGATATTAAAAAAGAACTTAATTTAGACGCCTAA
- a CDS encoding DUF885 domain-containing protein, with translation MKTCNITKIALPVLFFLLVFASCKEEPKAVVSQKAELNAWFDVKYEELLQMSPMHLTSLGRKDLNDKIDDMSKEAEDRKLAWYAESAKTLKETFDYDNLDEADQASYDLWMYQYEMLKEGMTYRDMEYVFEQMRGAHTYFPNFLINYHKVDSLPDMTAYISRIKGVGVAMNQLLIKAQDQADLGILPPKFAFETVISQTKGLLDGKTVLEDMHRKTDALLASEQITSEEAESLKQESASVIQEAFIPAYQNLLTWLESEIENAEATPTGVSRHENGKDFYNYQLKVFTTSNLTADQVHEKGLEEVARIREEMLAIKDKVGFDGDLNAFFKFVDSDPQFYFPNTDEGRQGYLDESTKYLDAIEKKLPDYFGILPKAKLEVKRVEAFREQDGAPQHYNAGTPDGSRPGTYYVHLSDMSMMDKTTMEGVAYHEGLPGHHMQISIAQELEGVPQFRTQAGFSVYSEGWALYSEILAKEMGGYQNPYYDFGRLVNEIWRAIRLVVDTGLHAKGWTEADAFKYFKENSSVSDGAITAEVQRYMVMPGQATSYKIGMLKIQELRKTAEDKLGDKFDIKGFHDTLLGGGALPMELLERRVNMWIDSQMKN, from the coding sequence ATGAAAACATGTAACATTACAAAAATCGCACTGCCGGTTTTATTTTTTCTACTAGTATTTGCTTCCTGCAAAGAAGAACCAAAAGCTGTCGTTAGTCAGAAAGCAGAACTGAATGCATGGTTTGATGTGAAGTACGAAGAGTTACTTCAAATGAGTCCGATGCACTTAACTTCTCTAGGTCGAAAAGATTTAAATGATAAAATCGACGACATGAGTAAAGAAGCGGAAGATAGAAAACTCGCTTGGTATGCCGAAAGTGCCAAAACGTTAAAAGAAACATTTGATTATGATAATTTGGATGAAGCAGACCAAGCTTCTTACGACTTATGGATGTATCAATACGAGATGTTAAAGGAAGGCATGACGTATAGAGATATGGAATATGTATTTGAACAAATGCGTGGAGCACATACGTACTTTCCGAACTTCTTAATTAATTATCATAAAGTGGATAGTCTGCCAGACATGACGGCATATATTTCTAGAATTAAAGGTGTAGGTGTTGCTATGAATCAATTATTGATTAAAGCTCAAGACCAAGCCGATTTAGGTATATTACCTCCAAAATTTGCTTTCGAAACAGTTATTTCTCAAACAAAAGGATTACTTGATGGTAAAACAGTATTAGAAGATATGCATAGAAAAACCGATGCGCTTTTAGCTTCAGAACAAATAACTTCTGAAGAGGCTGAATCTTTAAAACAAGAATCGGCATCTGTAATTCAAGAAGCATTTATACCTGCGTATCAGAATCTTTTAACGTGGTTAGAATCTGAAATTGAAAATGCAGAAGCAACACCTACAGGAGTTAGCAGGCATGAGAACGGTAAAGATTTTTACAATTATCAGTTAAAAGTTTTTACTACTTCCAATCTAACAGCAGACCAAGTGCATGAAAAAGGATTAGAAGAAGTGGCTAGAATTAGAGAAGAAATGCTAGCGATTAAGGATAAAGTTGGTTTCGATGGCGACTTAAATGCGTTTTTTAAGTTTGTAGATAGCGACCCTCAATTTTACTTTCCAAATACAGACGAAGGTAGACAAGGATATTTAGATGAATCCACAAAATATCTAGATGCTATAGAGAAAAAATTACCCGATTATTTCGGAATTCTTCCTAAAGCTAAATTAGAAGTTAAACGTGTTGAAGCCTTTAGAGAACAAGATGGTGCACCACAACATTATAATGCAGGAACTCCGGATGGCTCTAGACCTGGAACGTATTATGTTCATCTTTCTGATATGAGTATGATGGACAAAACCACAATGGAAGGTGTCGCGTATCATGAAGGTCTACCAGGGCATCACATGCAGATTTCTATTGCTCAAGAATTAGAAGGTGTACCACAGTTTAGAACACAAGCCGGTTTTAGTGTGTATAGCGAAGGTTGGGCTTTATATTCGGAAATATTGGCTAAGGAAATGGGCGGATACCAAAATCCGTATTACGATTTCGGACGCTTGGTTAATGAAATATGGAGAGCCATCCGTTTGGTGGTGGATACTGGATTACATGCCAAAGGCTGGACAGAAGCTGATGCTTTTAAATATTTTAAAGAAAACTCATCGGTGTCAGATGGTGCTATTACCGCAGAAGTACAACGCTACATGGTAATGCCTGGACAAGCGACATCCTACAAAATAGGAATGCTTAAAATTCAGGAATTACGTAAAACAGCAGAAGACAAATTAGGTGATAAATTTGATATAAAAGGATTTCACGACACCTTGCTTGGTGGAGGCGCTTTACCAATGGAATTATTAGAACGTCGCGTTAATATGTGGATTGATTCGCAAATGAAAAACTAA
- a CDS encoding type IA DNA topoisomerase, whose translation MKVCIAEKPSVAREIASVLGANTKHDGYYEGNGYAVTYTFGHLCTLFEPNDYKPHWKSWDLNNLPMLPEKFKTKVTSDSGIQKQFNIVKGLFDRADVVINCGDAGQEGELIQRWVLDQAEYKGKVERLWISSLTTEAIKEGFEHLKPSEQYDNLYYAGFSRAIGDWLLGMNATRLYTVKHGGYKQVLSIGRVQTPTLAMVVNRFKEIENFKPQPYWELQTMYRDTLFSYEEGRFLKMEDGELLANKVKEDDFEIVSITKKKGTEYAPKLFDLTGLQVYCNTKFGFSADETLKIVQKLYEQKVVTYPRVDTTFLPNDVYPKVHGILQKLTKYNTLTEPLLGKKIKKSAKVFNDKKVTDHHAIIPTGIQINLQYNQQQVYDIIVKRFIAVFYDDCSVSNTTVIGKAAEVNFKTTGKEILKKGWRVVFESPDKEKKESGILPTFVKGEKGPHEPSFLEKQTKPPNQFTEASLLRAMETAGKQVDDDDLRELMKENGIGRPSTRANIIETLFRRKYIVRNKKQLLPTTTGIQLIDIIQNDLLKSAELTGLWEKQLKDIEKGEYNAGTFINNMKRMVDELVYEVRSETKRANISYEANAEKKTAKAETKKQAGILSENCPKCKQGNLIKGKSAYGCSAFKSGCKFVLPFSFSDKKISEKQYIRLLQKGSTVNLKGFKTEQGTVEGLLRFDDDFKLVLEPKVAVKKETKTEVPDTLTCPKCKQGTVMKGKTAYGCSAYKSGCDFKVTFDTIREKSAGEKLTKALVFKILNASI comes from the coding sequence ATGAAAGTTTGTATAGCCGAAAAGCCAAGTGTAGCCCGTGAAATTGCGTCTGTTTTAGGTGCGAATACCAAACACGATGGATATTACGAAGGTAATGGCTACGCGGTAACTTACACTTTTGGGCATTTATGTACATTGTTTGAACCAAACGACTATAAACCACACTGGAAAAGTTGGGATTTAAACAATTTACCCATGCTTCCCGAGAAGTTTAAAACCAAAGTGACTTCGGATTCCGGAATTCAGAAGCAATTTAATATTGTAAAAGGATTATTTGACAGAGCCGATGTGGTTATAAACTGCGGGGATGCTGGTCAAGAGGGAGAATTAATACAACGTTGGGTTTTAGACCAAGCAGAGTATAAAGGTAAGGTAGAACGCTTATGGATTTCGTCCTTAACCACAGAAGCCATAAAAGAAGGTTTCGAGCATTTAAAACCGTCTGAACAATACGATAATTTGTATTACGCTGGGTTTTCTAGAGCGATTGGCGACTGGTTATTAGGAATGAATGCGACGCGTTTATACACCGTTAAACATGGTGGTTACAAGCAAGTGTTGTCTATTGGTCGCGTGCAAACACCAACTTTGGCTATGGTTGTAAATCGGTTTAAAGAGATTGAAAATTTTAAGCCACAACCATATTGGGAGTTACAAACCATGTATCGGGACACCTTATTTAGTTATGAAGAAGGGCGTTTTTTAAAGATGGAAGATGGTGAGTTACTCGCCAATAAAGTTAAAGAAGACGATTTTGAAATTGTTTCGATTACCAAAAAGAAAGGCACAGAATATGCGCCTAAATTATTCGATTTAACAGGATTACAGGTATATTGTAATACGAAATTTGGATTTTCGGCAGATGAAACTTTAAAAATCGTTCAGAAGCTGTACGAGCAAAAGGTGGTGACCTATCCTAGAGTAGATACCACGTTCTTACCGAACGACGTGTATCCAAAAGTACATGGCATTCTTCAGAAATTAACAAAATACAACACCTTAACCGAACCGCTTTTAGGCAAGAAAATTAAGAAATCGGCTAAAGTATTCAACGATAAAAAAGTAACCGATCACCACGCTATTATCCCAACGGGAATTCAGATTAATTTACAATACAATCAGCAACAGGTTTACGACATTATAGTAAAGCGATTTATTGCTGTGTTTTACGATGATTGTTCGGTATCTAATACCACGGTAATTGGTAAAGCGGCCGAAGTAAATTTTAAAACCACTGGAAAAGAAATTCTTAAAAAAGGGTGGCGTGTTGTATTTGAATCTCCTGATAAAGAGAAAAAAGAATCAGGTATTTTACCCACGTTTGTTAAAGGTGAAAAAGGACCTCATGAACCCTCGTTTTTAGAAAAGCAAACCAAACCACCAAATCAATTTACGGAAGCTTCCCTCCTACGTGCTATGGAAACGGCAGGTAAGCAAGTAGACGATGATGATTTGCGCGAGCTCATGAAGGAAAATGGTATTGGAAGACCGTCTACACGAGCCAATATTATTGAAACCTTATTCCGAAGAAAATACATTGTCCGTAATAAAAAACAATTACTGCCTACTACAACTGGAATACAGTTGATAGATATCATTCAGAACGATTTATTAAAATCTGCAGAACTGACAGGATTGTGGGAAAAGCAATTAAAAGATATAGAAAAAGGCGAATACAATGCGGGAACGTTTATAAATAACATGAAACGCATGGTTGACGAGTTGGTGTACGAAGTACGTAGTGAAACCAAACGTGCCAATATCTCTTATGAAGCAAATGCCGAAAAAAAGACAGCCAAAGCTGAAACGAAGAAACAGGCAGGTATTTTATCTGAGAACTGTCCGAAATGTAAACAAGGCAACCTGATAAAAGGAAAATCGGCTTACGGTTGTAGCGCATTTAAATCGGGTTGTAAATTCGTATTACCATTCAGTTTTAGCGATAAAAAGATTTCTGAAAAACAATATATCCGTTTACTTCAAAAAGGATCTACTGTCAACCTAAAAGGATTCAAAACTGAGCAAGGTACTGTTGAAGGTTTGTTGCGATTTGACGACGATTTTAAACTGGTTTTAGAACCTAAAGTCGCCGTTAAAAAAGAAACAAAAACAGAAGTTCCTGATACTTTAACGTGTCCGAAATGCAAGCAAGGCACAGTTATGAAAGGCAAGACCGCTTATGGTTGTAGTGCTTATAAATCGGGTTGCGATTTTAAAGTTACTTTTGATACGATTAGAGAAAAATCGGCTGGAGAAAAACTTACAAAAGCATTGGTATTTAAAATATTAAACGCATCGATTTAA
- a CDS encoding porin family protein — protein MKKSTKSLFYLLLSCLFLSTALSYGQDKSVALKDSTAVKKQKIEIEYTDEGFEFKTSDEKYALHIESRLQFRFSTPSDLNPVTYDEIYSEKETVFKINRARLKVGGHAYKPWLKYYWEYEVSAGNLMDFRVMIEKYSFFKIKVGQWKTYYNRERVISSGKQQMADRSILTRPFTLDRQQGIEFYGRINPSKFADITYHASILTGTGRGSTENDDEHLMYVGRLQYNFMGRELSFTGSDLAYHDDFTGLIAVAGTTNRSPYTRFSQAGGGQLVGFEDGVDGQYKVNQFLLETAFMYRGLSWQNEFHTKEIYDYVNDQTTNLKGAYFQSGYFFHSIWPKFPKPLEVAARYAYYIPNTHLSNNLEEEFVLAFNWFFNGHRNKLTSEVTYFNFQDQTGIYDNGLRFRVQWDISF, from the coding sequence ATGAAAAAATCGACCAAATCATTATTTTATTTACTTCTGTCTTGCCTTTTTTTGTCGACTGCTTTAAGTTACGGACAAGACAAATCTGTTGCGTTAAAAGATTCAACGGCGGTTAAGAAGCAAAAAATTGAAATTGAATATACCGATGAAGGCTTTGAGTTTAAAACTTCTGATGAGAAATATGCCCTTCATATAGAATCGCGTTTACAATTTAGATTTTCCACTCCAAGTGATTTAAATCCGGTAACCTACGATGAAATATATTCCGAAAAGGAAACGGTTTTTAAGATAAACAGAGCACGTTTAAAAGTAGGGGGTCACGCTTATAAACCTTGGTTAAAATACTACTGGGAATACGAAGTATCTGCTGGAAATCTTATGGATTTCAGGGTTATGATTGAAAAGTATTCGTTCTTTAAAATTAAAGTTGGGCAATGGAAAACCTATTACAATCGAGAACGTGTAATTTCTTCTGGAAAACAACAAATGGCAGACCGTTCTATTTTAACGCGTCCTTTTACCCTAGATAGACAGCAAGGTATTGAGTTTTATGGTAGAATTAACCCGAGCAAATTTGCCGATATTACATATCACGCTTCCATTTTAACAGGTACGGGACGTGGTTCCACAGAAAATGACGACGAACATTTAATGTATGTGGGGCGTTTACAATATAATTTTATGGGGCGTGAATTGAGTTTCACGGGTTCAGATTTGGCCTATCATGATGACTTTACCGGATTAATTGCTGTAGCGGGAACTACTAACCGAAGTCCATACACGCGTTTTTCTCAAGCTGGTGGCGGACAATTAGTTGGTTTTGAAGATGGTGTAGACGGACAATATAAAGTCAATCAATTTTTACTAGAAACTGCCTTTATGTATCGTGGATTATCTTGGCAAAACGAATTTCATACTAAAGAAATTTACGATTATGTAAATGACCAAACCACTAATTTAAAAGGTGCATATTTTCAGTCTGGATATTTTTTCCATAGTATTTGGCCTAAGTTTCCAAAACCCTTAGAGGTTGCGGCGCGCTATGCTTATTACATTCCGAATACACATTTGTCTAATAATTTAGAAGAAGAATTTGTTTTGGCATTTAACTGGTTTTTTAATGGTCATAGAAATAAGTTAACGTCTGAAGTTACATACTTCAACTTTCAAGACCAGACCGGAATTTACGATAACGGCTTACGTTTTAGAGTACAATGGGATATTTCTTTTTAA
- a CDS encoding LytR/AlgR family response regulator transcription factor, translating to MKCIIIDDEPLAIDVVESYLKQMGGMDIVAKCTNPLEAITLLNKHNVDLVFLDIEMPNLSGIDLVKSIENLPQFIFTTAYPQYALDGFNLNATDYLVKPIPFHRFIKAVTRAKEKYELEHLQPANGMPTVLGTINKPDNDFIFVKSEYENIKIKTDSITYVQGLKDYIKIHVEGTNKAIITLMSFKDIMEKLPNNNQFMRVHKSFIVNVNSIKALQKTKIVLQNDMRIPIGETFKKDVLERLGV from the coding sequence ATGAAGTGTATCATTATAGATGACGAGCCTTTAGCTATAGATGTAGTCGAATCGTACTTAAAACAAATGGGAGGGATGGATATTGTAGCGAAATGTACCAATCCGTTAGAAGCGATTACGCTCCTCAATAAACACAATGTAGATTTAGTGTTTTTAGATATAGAAATGCCTAATTTAAGTGGTATTGATTTAGTAAAATCTATAGAAAACTTACCTCAATTTATATTTACAACGGCCTATCCGCAATATGCATTAGACGGATTTAATTTAAATGCCACAGATTATTTAGTTAAACCCATCCCGTTTCACAGATTTATAAAAGCTGTAACGCGAGCAAAAGAAAAATACGAATTGGAACACTTACAACCCGCCAATGGAATGCCAACAGTATTAGGCACTATAAATAAGCCTGACAACGATTTTATATTTGTAAAATCGGAGTACGAAAACATCAAAATAAAAACGGATAGTATTACTTATGTTCAAGGCTTGAAAGATTATATTAAAATTCATGTTGAAGGCACCAATAAAGCCATAATTACTTTAATGAGTTTTAAAGATATTATGGAAAAGCTACCCAATAATAATCAGTTTATGCGTGTTCATAAATCGTTTATTGTAAATGTAAACTCCATTAAAGCCTTACAAAAGACTAAAATTGTATTACAAAACGATATGCGTATTCCAATTGGAGAAACGTTTAAAAAGGATGTTTTAGAACGTTTAGGCGTCTAA